Proteins encoded together in one Impatiens glandulifera chromosome 1, dImpGla2.1, whole genome shotgun sequence window:
- the LOC124933334 gene encoding protein SOSEKI 1: MENTHIGSNSTTSSGAGAGAGLTSLVGEVRKLHIVYFISRLGRIEHPHLIRVNHVSRSGVRLRDVKRWLSELRGKDMSESYSWSYKRKYKAGYVWQDLMDDDLITPISDNEYVLKGSEIPSSRIDLEPTTIEKKTSASSPAAKESPENETEKTSHPIKMSSEIDQESPPFSSNASTITDDSIRTEEDSNNFKSNKPNQEQSSNLETTPSLYSILFQKRNKSKTTRNDVVQGTPAPAPAGMFRNWIRCGNVENHESAVVVINRRKKVSESDSIQRLDGSVGCGSMSCRSSTDVGNRSSIDKLGGSRSQRVLRTNQPWEKNGYFNTRSCLESNLTSNEGEKGSKKCEKKEEDSTAQRPISTSYRYKPINGPNCSQCGKKFKPDKLHTHMKSCKGMKASTTKDINPRVSSMIDDKDEPIYKESSCGLYLTLEAPK, from the exons ATGGAAAATACCCACATCGGAAGTAATTCTACTACCAGTTCCGGCGCCGGCGCCGGTGCCGGACTTACATCTCTTGTCGGAGAAGTTAGAAAACTTCACATTGTCTATTTTATTAGTCGACTTGGTCGGATTGAACATCCTCATCTTATCCGAGTTAATCATGTTTCTCGCTCCGGCGTTCGTCTTCgag ATGTTAAAAGGTGGCTGTCGGAATTACGTGGGAAGGATATGTCTGAATCGTATTCTTGGTCTTACAAAAG GAAATATAAAGCAGGATATGTATGGCAAGATTTGATGGATGATGATTTGATTACTCCAATATCCGACAATGAATACGTTCTTAAAGGATCCGAAATTCCCTCATCAAGAATTG ATCTTGAACCAACCACCATAGAGAAGAAAACTTCAGCTAGTTCGCCGGCGGCGAAAGAGTCGCCGGAAAATGAGACAGAAAAAACAAGCCATCCCATAAAAATGTCGTCGGAGATAGATCAAGAATCTCCTCCGTTCAGTTCAAACGCATCTACAATAACCGACGATTCAATTAGAACAGAAGAagattcaaataatttcaaatcaaacaaacccaATCAAGAACAAAGCTCCAATCTTGAAACTACCCCATCTCTCTATTCAATCCTTTTTCAAAAAAGGAACAAGAGCAAGACCACTCGAAACGACGTCGTTCAAGGCACtccggcgccggcgccggcggGAATGTTCAGGAATTGGATCCGATGTGGGAATGTAGAGAATCATGAATCGGCTGTGGTGGTGATCAATAGAAGGAAAAAGGTATCGGAATCTGATTCAATCCAACGGCTGGATGGAAGTGTGGGATGCGGGAGTATGAGTTGTAGAAGTAGTACTGATGTAGGAAATCGCAGCTCGATTGATAAATTGGGCGGGTCACGGTCTCAACGAGTTCTTCGGACTAACCAACCATGGGAAAAAAACGGGTATTTTAAtacaag GTCATGTTTGGAATCCAACTTAACCAGTAATGAAGGGGAGAAGGGTTCAAAGAAGTGTGAAAAGAAGGAAGAAGACTCCACAGCCCAAAGGCCAATTTCAACTTCTTATAGATATAAACCCATAAATGGGCCCAATTGCTC GCAGTGCGGGAAAAAGTTCAAGCCAGATAAATTGCACACCCATATGAAGTCGTGTAAAGGGATGAAAGCGTCGACGACGAAGGATATAAACCCTAGGGTTAGCTCAATGATCGACGATAAAGATGAACCGATTTACAAAGAATCATCTTGTGGCCTTTATTTGACTCTTGAAGCTCCAAAGTAA